One window from the genome of Methanosarcinales archaeon encodes:
- a CDS encoding P-II family nitrogen regulator, with the protein MKYVIAIIRPERLDAVKRELQEVEVSRLTVTSVSGYGAQKGHLEIYRALEYEVNLLEKIKLDIAVNDAFLKPTIEAIQRGAKTGHKGDIGDGKIFVLPLEDVIRISTGETGSVAI; encoded by the coding sequence ATGAAATATGTAATAGCAATAATACGACCCGAACGGCTGGATGCTGTCAAACGGGAGCTTCAGGAGGTTGAAGTAAGCCGATTAACAGTAACATCTGTTTCGGGATATGGTGCTCAAAAGGGGCATCTGGAGATATACAGAGCATTGGAGTATGAAGTAAATCTACTTGAAAAGATCAAGCTCGACATTGCTGTAAACGACGCGTTTTTAAAACCAACGATCGAGGCAATTCAGCGAGGGGCTAAGACAGGTCACAAAGGTGATATTGGAGATGGTAAGATATTCGTGTTACCACTTGAAGATGTCATAAGGATCAGCACAGGTGAAACGGGATCGGTGGCAATTTAG
- the moaC gene encoding cyclic pyranopterin monophosphate synthase MoaC — protein sequence MDNNFTHIHEGRARMVDISNKEISVRRAVASGHIQLTPETIEAIRHRQIEKGNVLATSRIAAVQAVKRTWDTIPMCHQIPITHVDVDFEVEDERVKAIVEVRSVGQTGVEMEALHGVSLALLTIWDMVKSAEKDETGNYPWTVISDIKVVEKVKDKV from the coding sequence GTGGACAATAACTTCACCCATATTCATGAAGGCCGGGCCAGAATGGTAGATATCAGCAATAAGGAAATATCTGTAAGGCGGGCTGTTGCCTCGGGGCATATTCAGCTTACGCCTGAAACCATTGAGGCCATAAGACACCGCCAGATTGAAAAGGGCAATGTACTGGCCACTTCCAGGATAGCAGCGGTGCAGGCAGTTAAACGGACATGGGATACTATACCTATGTGTCACCAGATCCCCATCACACATGTGGATGTGGATTTTGAGGTGGAGGATGAAAGGGTAAAGGCCATAGTAGAAGTGCGCTCGGTTGGACAAACAGGGGTTGAGATGGAAGCACTGCACGGGGTGTCGCTGGCTTTACTTACTATATGGGATATGGTGAAGTCTGCTGAGAAGGATGAGACCGGTAATTATCCATGGACTGTAATTTCAGATATAAAGGTAGTCGAAAAAGTTAAGGATAAGGTTTGA